A single region of the Pseudomonas sp. GGS8 genome encodes:
- the uca gene encoding urea carboxylase: MFEKVLIANRGAIACRILRTLRELQVKGVAVYSEADAASLHILHADEAHSLGEGAAAGTYLAVDKILAIAKSTGATAIHPGYGFLSENAAFAEACEAADIAFIGPTPEQLRVFGLKHTARALAKQHGVPMLEGTLLLDSLDAALIAGEQVGYPVMLKSTAGGGGIGMRVCRSAAELSESFDAVKRLGQNNFSDAGVFIEKYIQRARHLEVQVFGDGQGEVIALGVRDCSVQRRNQKVLEETPAPNLPDGMAEALCLAAIKLAKAVNYRSAGTVEFVFDSDAQRFYFLEVNTRLQVEHGVTEQVWDVDLVRWMVELAAGDLPPLSELSQGLKADGHAIQARLYAEDPGRDFQPSPGLLTAVNFPVADGKHLRIDTWVEAGCEIPPYFDPMIAKVIRWAPTREEARADLLQTLGDSLLYGVETNRDYLRQILLDTPFASGQPWTRCLEALVYRANTFEVISAGTQTSVQDYPGRLGYWAVGVPPSGPMDNRALRLGNLLLGNDEGAAALEITMSGPMLRFNCDAVVAVTGAQIPLTLNGEAAPMNTALLIPAGATLHLGTIAGAGARSYLCLRGGLQVPDYLGSKSTFTLGQFGGHGGRALRAGDVLHVPALIDRSAGVQLPDEQVTELPAVRQIRVIYGPHGAPEYFTEHYIGTFFATQWEVHFNSSRTGVRLIGPKPEWVRADGGEAGLHPSNIHDNPYAIGAVDFTGDMPVILGPDGPSLGGFVCPVTVIEADLWQLGQLKAGDKVQFQPVDLKTARNLALKWRSCGSWLACDEARPDTTSTSSQASQLPQGIVSPVILDIGQDDTRLVARLSGDTHLLLEIGAPELDLVLRFRAHALMQALESKHLHGVIDLTPGIRSLQVHYQPEQLPLADLLGIVAGEWDAVCAAKDLQVPSRIVHLPLSWDDPACQLAIEKYMTTVRKDAPWCPSNLEFIRRINDLPNLDEVQRTLFDASYLVMGLGDVYLGAPVATPLDPRHRLVTTKYNPARTWTAENSVGIGGAYMCVYGMEGPGGYQFVGRTLQMWNRYREVAAFDGKPWLLRFFDQIRFYPVSADELLRIRRDFPLGRFALNIEHSQLNLADYQAFLAKEANSIAAFRDQQKGAFNAERERWIASGQAHFDSEEPAPQVAEEALLTNGQHSIDSHIAGNLWQVQVEVGSRVVAGDVLVILESMKMEIPLLAPMAGVVREIRVQPGSAVRAGQRVVVLELD, translated from the coding sequence ATGTTCGAAAAAGTCCTCATCGCCAATCGTGGCGCCATTGCCTGCCGCATCCTGCGGACCCTGCGCGAGTTGCAGGTCAAGGGCGTCGCGGTTTACTCCGAAGCAGACGCCGCCAGCCTGCATATCCTGCACGCCGATGAAGCCCATAGCCTGGGCGAAGGCGCGGCGGCTGGCACTTATCTTGCCGTGGACAAAATCCTCGCCATCGCCAAATCCACCGGCGCGACGGCGATTCATCCCGGCTACGGTTTCCTTTCGGAAAACGCCGCGTTCGCCGAGGCCTGCGAAGCAGCCGATATCGCCTTCATCGGCCCCACACCCGAGCAACTGCGCGTGTTTGGCCTCAAACACACTGCCCGCGCCCTGGCCAAACAACACGGCGTGCCAATGCTCGAAGGCACCTTGCTGCTCGACAGCCTTGACGCAGCGTTGATCGCCGGCGAACAGGTCGGCTATCCGGTGATGCTCAAAAGCACCGCCGGCGGTGGCGGCATCGGTATGCGCGTGTGCCGCAGCGCCGCCGAATTGAGCGAATCCTTCGACGCGGTCAAACGCCTCGGGCAGAACAATTTCAGCGACGCCGGTGTGTTCATCGAGAAATACATCCAGCGCGCCCGGCACCTGGAAGTGCAGGTGTTCGGCGACGGCCAGGGCGAGGTGATTGCCCTCGGCGTGCGCGACTGCTCGGTGCAGCGGCGCAACCAGAAAGTCCTCGAAGAAACCCCGGCCCCCAACCTGCCCGACGGCATGGCCGAAGCGCTCTGCCTTGCTGCGATCAAACTCGCCAAGGCAGTGAATTACCGCAGCGCCGGCACCGTGGAGTTCGTCTTCGACAGTGACGCCCAGCGTTTCTATTTTCTTGAAGTGAACACCCGTTTGCAGGTGGAGCACGGCGTCACCGAGCAAGTGTGGGACGTGGATCTGGTGCGCTGGATGGTGGAACTGGCGGCCGGAGATTTACCGCCGTTGAGCGAATTGAGCCAAGGCTTGAAAGCCGACGGCCATGCGATTCAGGCAAGGCTCTACGCCGAAGATCCGGGGCGGGATTTTCAACCGAGTCCCGGTCTGCTGACGGCAGTCAATTTCCCCGTCGCCGATGGCAAACACCTGCGCATCGACACCTGGGTCGAGGCCGGTTGCGAGATCCCGCCGTACTTCGACCCGATGATTGCCAAGGTCATCCGCTGGGCGCCGACTCGCGAAGAAGCCCGCGCTGACCTGCTCCAAACCTTGGGCGACAGCCTGCTGTACGGGGTGGAAACCAACCGCGATTACCTGCGGCAGATTCTGCTCGATACACCCTTTGCCAGCGGCCAGCCGTGGACCCGCTGCCTGGAGGCGCTGGTCTATCGGGCCAACACCTTTGAGGTGATCAGCGCTGGCACCCAGACCAGTGTTCAGGATTATCCGGGGCGTCTCGGTTACTGGGCGGTCGGTGTGCCGCCGTCGGGGCCGATGGACAACCGAGCGTTGCGTTTAGGCAACCTTTTGCTGGGTAACGACGAGGGTGCTGCAGCACTGGAAATCACCATGAGCGGGCCGATGTTGCGCTTCAATTGTGATGCGGTGGTGGCGGTGACCGGTGCGCAGATTCCATTGACGCTGAATGGTGAAGCCGCGCCGATGAACACCGCGCTGCTGATTCCGGCCGGTGCCACATTGCATCTCGGCACGATCGCCGGTGCAGGCGCTCGCAGCTATCTGTGCCTGCGCGGTGGCCTGCAGGTGCCAGATTATCTGGGCAGCAAAAGTACCTTCACCCTCGGTCAGTTCGGCGGCCATGGCGGTCGTGCGTTGCGTGCCGGGGACGTGTTGCATGTGCCAGCCTTGATCGACCGTAGCGCGGGTGTTCAATTGCCTGACGAACAGGTCACCGAGTTACCGGCGGTGCGGCAAATCCGGGTGATCTACGGCCCGCATGGCGCACCGGAATACTTCACCGAACACTACATCGGCACCTTCTTCGCCACTCAATGGGAAGTGCATTTCAACTCCAGCCGCACCGGTGTGCGGCTGATCGGGCCGAAGCCGGAATGGGTGCGGGCCGACGGGGGTGAAGCCGGGTTGCATCCGTCGAACATTCACGACAATCCGTACGCCATTGGCGCGGTGGACTTCACCGGTGATATGCCGGTGATTCTCGGTCCCGATGGCCCGAGCCTCGGCGGATTTGTCTGCCCGGTGACGGTGATCGAAGCGGATCTTTGGCAGCTGGGGCAGCTCAAGGCTGGGGACAAGGTGCAGTTCCAACCGGTCGATCTCAAGACCGCCCGCAACCTCGCCTTGAAATGGCGTTCCTGTGGGAGCTGGCTTGCCTGCGATGAGGCCCGACCAGACACCACATCAACTTCATCGCAGGCAAGCCAGCTCCCACAGGGGATTGTGTCGCCTGTGATTCTGGATATTGGTCAGGATGACACCCGGTTGGTGGCGAGATTGTCAGGCGACACGCATTTGCTCCTGGAAATCGGCGCCCCTGAACTGGACCTGGTCCTGCGCTTCCGCGCCCATGCGTTGATGCAGGCATTGGAAAGCAAACACCTGCATGGCGTGATCGACCTGACACCGGGCATCCGTTCGCTGCAGGTGCATTACCAACCGGAGCAACTGCCGCTCGCCGATCTGCTGGGTATCGTCGCCGGTGAGTGGGACGCCGTGTGCGCCGCCAAAGACTTGCAGGTTCCTTCACGCATCGTGCATCTGCCGCTGTCCTGGGATGACCCGGCCTGCCAGTTGGCCATCGAGAAATACATGACCACCGTGCGCAAGGACGCCCCATGGTGCCCGAGCAATCTGGAGTTCATCCGGCGCATCAACGACCTGCCAAACCTCGACGAAGTGCAACGCACGCTGTTCGACGCCAGTTATCTGGTGATGGGCCTGGGTGATGTCTACCTCGGCGCACCGGTCGCCACCCCGCTCGACCCACGGCATCGCCTGGTCACCACCAAATACAACCCGGCCCGCACCTGGACCGCGGAAAACTCGGTGGGCATCGGTGGCGCCTATATGTGCGTGTACGGCATGGAAGGCCCTGGTGGTTATCAGTTCGTCGGCCGGACCTTGCAGATGTGGAACCGCTACCGTGAGGTCGCTGCGTTCGATGGCAAACCGTGGCTGCTGCGGTTCTTCGATCAGATCCGCTTTTACCCGGTAAGCGCCGATGAACTGTTGCGCATTCGACGGGATTTCCCGCTCGGGCGCTTCGCCCTGAACATCGAGCACAGTCAGTTGAACCTGGCGGATTACCAGGCGTTTCTGGCGAAAGAAGCCAACAGCATCGCCGCGTTTCGCGATCAGCAAAAAGGCGCGTTCAACGCCGAACGCGAACGCTGGATCGCCAGCGGTCAGGCGCATTTCGACAGTGAAGAACCGGCGCCGCAAGTGGCCGAAGAGGCGCTGTTGACCAACGGGCAACACAGCATCGATAGCCACATCGCCGGCAACCTCTGGCAGGTTCAAGTGGAGGTCGGCAGCCGAGTGGTCGCGGGTGATGTGCTGGTGATTCTGGAGTCGATGAAGATGGAAATCCCGCTGCTCGCGCCCATGGCCGGTGTGGTGCGCGAGATTCGTGTGCAACCGGGCTCGGCAGTGCGCGCCGGACAGCGCGTCGTGGTGCTGGAACTCGACTGA
- a CDS encoding urea amidolyase associated protein UAAP2 codes for MSLAIATIHKQPEAAVYRATIPAGEPWLMEVKAGQTLRILDLEGNQAVDTLFYSLANPKERYDVQRTLRRQNSVYLSTGSVLYSNLGKPMLTIVEDTCGRHDTLGGACAQESNTVRYALEKRYMHSCRDNYLRACAHDGRLGKGDIGPNINFFMNVPVTADGGLTFEDGISAPGKYVDLRAEMDVIVLISNCPQLNNPCNAYNPTPAELLVWN; via the coding sequence ATGTCACTCGCTATCGCTACTATTCACAAGCAACCAGAAGCTGCGGTCTACCGCGCCACCATCCCCGCCGGTGAACCCTGGCTGATGGAGGTCAAGGCCGGCCAGACCCTGCGGATCCTTGACCTGGAAGGCAATCAGGCGGTCGACACTCTGTTCTACAGCCTTGCCAATCCCAAGGAACGCTATGACGTGCAGCGCACGTTGCGTCGGCAGAACAGCGTCTACCTGAGCACCGGCAGCGTGCTCTATTCCAACCTCGGCAAGCCAATGCTGACCATCGTCGAAGACACCTGCGGGCGTCACGACACCCTCGGCGGTGCCTGCGCACAAGAGAGCAACACCGTGCGTTACGCCCTGGAAAAACGCTACATGCACAGCTGTCGCGACAACTACCTGCGCGCCTGCGCCCACGACGGTCGGTTGGGCAAGGGCGACATCGGGCCGAACATCAACTTCTTCATGAATGTGCCGGTGACGGCCGACGGCGGGCTGACGTTCGAAGACGGGATTTCAGCACCCGGCAAATACGTCGACCTGCGGGCCGAGATGGACGTGATCGTGCTGATCTCCAACTGCCCGCAACTGAACAACCCGTGCAACGCCTACAACCCCACGCCTGCGGAGCTTTTGGTATGGAACTGA
- a CDS encoding urea amidolyase associated protein UAAP1 — protein MTDSPQLFPPFAEEMLAGGGHRSFVLKRGQLLRLTDLRGGANVSLTLLNANEKTERLNLPDSLKCQHTAKLTSGHCLYSDMGRVLAAITADTCGWSDSLGGVLCAEEVAQKYGQGRYQELRNGFFRNGTDNLLVELGKWGLGLSDLLMTLNLFSRVNVDEAGRFHFVEGNSKAGDYIELYAPMDTLVVLTALQHPMDPSPEYAPKPLKLSWMNADASVAEHCRTSRPENERGFINTDRLFA, from the coding sequence ATGACTGATTCGCCCCAACTGTTCCCGCCGTTCGCCGAAGAAATGCTCGCCGGCGGCGGCCATCGTTCATTCGTCCTCAAACGCGGCCAATTGCTGCGCCTGACCGACCTGCGTGGCGGTGCCAACGTCAGCCTGACGTTGCTCAACGCCAACGAAAAAACCGAGCGCCTGAACCTGCCCGACAGCCTCAAATGCCAACACACCGCCAAGCTCACCAGCGGCCATTGCCTGTACTCGGACATGGGCCGCGTGCTGGCAGCCATCACTGCCGATACCTGTGGCTGGAGCGACAGCCTCGGCGGTGTGCTCTGCGCTGAAGAAGTCGCACAAAAATATGGCCAGGGCCGCTATCAGGAGCTGCGCAACGGCTTCTTCCGCAACGGCACCGACAATTTGCTGGTGGAACTGGGCAAGTGGGGACTGGGCCTGTCCGACCTGCTGATGACGCTCAATCTGTTCAGCCGTGTGAACGTCGATGAGGCCGGCCGTTTCCACTTCGTCGAAGGCAACTCCAAGGCCGGCGATTACATCGAACTGTACGCACCGATGGACACTCTGGTGGTGCTCACTGCCCTGCAACATCCGATGGACCCGTCGCCGGAATACGCACCGAAACCGCTGAAGCTGAGCTGGATGAACGCCGACGCCAGTGTCGCCGAACACTGCCGCACCTCGCGCCCGGAAAACGAGCGCGGCTTCATCAACACCGACCGTCTGTTCGCCTGA
- a CDS encoding ABC transporter ATP-binding protein, producing MSFITVKNVWQQYADQVVLEGLNLSVNEGEFCTLVGASGCGKSTFLRLLLGQERASRGEILLDGQALAGEPDSSRGVVFQRYSVFPHLIVLDNVALGLELPRSPLLGRLFGHAKKDAREQAAVLLHKVGLGHSLDKYPAQLSGGMQQRLAIAQALIMKPRVLLLDEPFGALDPGIRKDMHGLLLALWRETQLTVFMVTHDLSEGFSLGTRLLVFDKVRVDPHAPGAYGARITYDIPLNSDRRANRAAVDALPAQLAGTFRIA from the coding sequence ATGAGCTTCATCACAGTGAAAAACGTCTGGCAGCAATACGCCGATCAGGTGGTGCTCGAAGGGCTGAACCTGAGCGTCAACGAAGGTGAGTTCTGCACCTTGGTCGGCGCGTCGGGTTGCGGCAAATCGACGTTCCTGCGGCTATTGCTCGGCCAGGAACGCGCCAGTCGAGGCGAGATTCTATTGGACGGTCAGGCACTGGCTGGCGAACCGGATTCGAGCCGTGGCGTGGTGTTCCAGCGCTACTCGGTGTTCCCGCACCTGATCGTGCTGGACAACGTCGCCCTCGGCCTCGAACTGCCACGTTCCCCCTTACTCGGGCGGTTGTTCGGCCATGCCAAAAAAGACGCTCGGGAACAGGCGGCGGTATTGCTGCACAAAGTCGGTCTCGGCCATTCGCTGGACAAGTACCCGGCGCAGCTCTCAGGTGGCATGCAACAACGGCTGGCGATTGCCCAGGCGCTGATCATGAAACCCCGCGTGTTGCTCCTCGACGAACCGTTCGGCGCCCTCGATCCGGGCATCCGCAAAGACATGCACGGCCTGTTGCTGGCGCTGTGGCGCGAGACGCAACTGACGGTGTTCATGGTCACCCACGACCTGTCCGAAGGTTTCAGTCTCGGCACCCGTTTGCTGGTGTTCGACAAGGTCCGCGTCGACCCGCACGCCCCCGGCGCCTATGGCGCGCGCATCACCTACGACATCCCTTTGAACAGCGACCGCCGCGCCAACCGTGCCGCCGTCGACGCCCTGCCGGCTCAGTTGGCAGGCACGTTTCGCATCGCTTAG
- a CDS encoding ABC transporter permease, translating to MRLINRHPDRPSRLLLVILPFALVLFAYFMGSAERLMDNPNDKLLPSAVQMTDAVKRLAFTADTRTGEYLLWQDTASSLQRLAVGLGISALAGLCLGIAAGTLPLFGTPLSPVLTVLSMVPPLAILPILFIVFGLGELSKVMLIVIGITPCLARDLEQRAREIPVELLIKAQTLGASTWTLMLRVVLPQLLPRLLISLRLMLGSAWLFLIAAEAIASTDGLGYRIFLVRRYLAMDVILPYVVWITLLAWLMDWGLKRLTQRAFPWHQGASK from the coding sequence ATGCGCCTGATCAATCGCCACCCGGATCGCCCGAGTCGCCTGCTGTTGGTGATCCTGCCGTTCGCCCTGGTGCTGTTCGCCTACTTCATGGGCTCGGCCGAACGGCTGATGGACAACCCCAACGACAAACTGCTGCCCAGTGCCGTGCAGATGACCGACGCGGTGAAACGCCTGGCCTTCACCGCCGACACCCGCACCGGTGAATACCTGCTCTGGCAAGACACCGCCTCCAGCCTGCAGCGGTTGGCCGTCGGCCTCGGCATCAGTGCGTTGGCCGGGCTGTGCCTGGGCATCGCCGCCGGTACGCTGCCGCTGTTCGGCACACCGTTGTCGCCCGTGCTGACGGTGCTGTCGATGGTGCCGCCACTGGCGATCCTGCCGATTCTGTTCATCGTGTTCGGGTTGGGGGAATTGTCGAAAGTGATGCTGATCGTGATCGGCATCACCCCGTGCCTGGCCCGTGATCTGGAACAGCGCGCCCGGGAAATTCCGGTCGAGCTGCTGATCAAGGCACAAACGCTTGGCGCCTCGACCTGGACCTTGATGTTGCGTGTGGTGCTGCCGCAATTGCTGCCACGCCTGCTGATCTCGTTGCGGTTGATGCTCGGCTCGGCGTGGTTGTTTCTGATCGCCGCCGAAGCCATCGCCTCCACCGACGGTTTGGGTTACCGGATCTTCCTGGTGCGCCGCTACCTGGCAATGGACGTGATTCTGCCCTACGTGGTGTGGATCACCCTGCTCGCCTGGCTGATGGACTGGGGCCTCAAGCGCCTGACCCAACGGGCCTTTCCCTGGCACCAAGGTGCCTCCAAATGA
- a CDS encoding putative urea ABC transporter substrate-binding protein: MSRLRLPALLAASFAALLSVSSHAAQKDHFSVCWTIYAGWMPWEYAGSQGIVDKWAKKYGIKIDVVQLNDYVESINQYTAGQFDGCTMTNMDALTIPAAGGVDSTALIVSDFSNGNDGIVLKGEGKKVTDLKGMDVNLVELSVSHYLLARALDSVDLTEKDLKVVNTSDADISAAFNTEQVNAVTTWNPMLSDIKAKPAVTEVFNSSQIPGEIMDMMVVNSATLKDNPALGKALTGAWFEVVELMNAKNAASQAALEHMAKASGTNLAGFQAQLDTTKLFATPKEALAFSTSQQLPDTMRKVAEFSFQHGLLGEGAKDTSAIGMAFANGVTSGDKGNLKLRFDPTYVQMAADAKL; the protein is encoded by the coding sequence ATGTCCCGACTTCGTTTACCCGCCCTGCTCGCCGCTTCTTTTGCAGCCCTCCTGAGCGTCTCGTCCCACGCCGCACAGAAAGACCATTTCAGCGTCTGCTGGACGATCTACGCCGGCTGGATGCCTTGGGAATATGCCGGCAGCCAAGGCATCGTCGACAAATGGGCGAAAAAGTACGGCATCAAGATTGATGTGGTGCAGCTCAACGACTACGTCGAATCCATCAACCAATACACCGCCGGCCAGTTCGACGGTTGCACCATGACCAACATGGACGCGCTGACCATTCCGGCGGCCGGTGGCGTTGACAGCACGGCGCTGATCGTCAGCGACTTCTCCAATGGCAACGACGGCATCGTGCTCAAAGGCGAAGGCAAGAAAGTCACCGACCTCAAGGGCATGGACGTCAATCTGGTGGAGCTGTCCGTCTCCCATTATCTGTTGGCCCGCGCTCTGGACTCGGTAGACCTCACCGAAAAAGACCTGAAAGTAGTCAACACCTCCGATGCCGATATCTCGGCTGCCTTCAACACCGAACAGGTCAACGCCGTCACCACCTGGAACCCGATGCTCTCGGACATCAAGGCCAAGCCTGCGGTGACCGAAGTGTTCAATTCCAGCCAGATCCCCGGCGAAATCATGGACATGATGGTGGTCAATAGCGCCACCCTCAAAGACAACCCGGCCCTGGGTAAAGCCCTGACCGGCGCCTGGTTCGAAGTGGTCGAGTTGATGAATGCGAAAAACGCCGCCAGCCAAGCCGCGCTCGAACACATGGCCAAAGCCTCGGGCACCAACCTGGCCGGTTTCCAGGCGCAACTGGACACCACCAAACTGTTCGCCACACCCAAAGAAGCCCTGGCGTTCTCCACCAGCCAGCAACTGCCCGACACCATGCGCAAGGTCGCCGAGTTCTCGTTCCAGCACGGCTTGCTGGGTGAGGGAGCCAAGGACACCAGCGCCATCGGCATGGCCTTCGCCAATGGCGTGACCAGCGGCGATAAAGGCAACCTCAAGCTGCGCTTCGACCCGACTTACGTGCAGATGGCCGCCGACGCCAAGCTGTAA